GTCGGGATGGTCGTATTTAACTCTCGTGGAGAGGTGCTGGTTGGAGAAAGGTTGAACTTTTTAGGTTCTTGGCAATTTCCACAAGGTGGAATTGACGACAATGAAGATCCGATCAAGGCAGCTATGAGAGAATTGTATGAAGAAGTCGGAATCGATTCCGGAAAAATTGTGACTGAATATCCAGATTGGATTCCCTATGATTTTCCTGAAAACCTTCCTCTAAACCGCCATCTTCAAAAATATAGAGGACAACTTCAAAAGTGGTTTCTCATCTATTGGGACGGAGAAGCGGATCAATGTCATTTGGATATTCACGAAAGAGAATTTGGAACGGTTCGTTTTATTCCCATAGAAAACACGTTGAATACTGTCGTTCCTTTTAAAAAAGACGTATATTATAAAATTGTAAATTACTTTGGGCCTAAGATACAAAACTTTTTACAAGATATCGGAAATAGATCGTAATGTCCTTTTTCATCCCAGCCGGCGGACCTCCGGGACCAATTCCCGGTTTACAATCTGTTTTCGGTTCTGTCGGCGAAAATAGTCTTCGTAAGCTAGTTTCCGATTTTTACGATCAGATTCCTTCTAGTTCGATCGCTTTTATGTTTCCGAAAAATCTAGAAGAGAGTAAAATGAAATCCGCTGATTTTTTAATTCAGGTAACGGGTGGTCCACCTTTGTATTCTCAAAACTACGGACCTCCTAAAATGCGCGCCAGGCATCTTCCGTTTCCGATCGATGAAAAAGCGAGAAGGATTTGGCTTTCTTGTTATCGTAAGGTTTTGGACGATTGGGATGCGGAAGTTTCAGTTAAAGAAATTCTTTGGATTTTTTTTAAGGACTTCTCTGCATGGATGGTAAATCTGGAAAGTAAGACGGAGGAATCTTAATGGGATCTAAAAATAATTCGAGAGCGAAAATTTTAGTTCGAGGAAAGGTTCAAGGAGTTGGTTTTAGATATTACATTCTTCAGAGAGCCCAAGAATGTAGGCTTAGCGGTTATACTCAAAATCTTCCGGGTGGAGAAGTGGAAACTGTTGTAGAAGGAGATAAGATGTTTATAGAAGATCTCTACAGAGCAATTCAAAGAGGTCCTAAAGGATCCGAAGTGAAAGAAGCCTTGATTACTTGGGAAGATCCAAAAGGGAACTTTAGGACTTTTGAAATTAAAAAATAACTTACGTATAACGCCGATTAGTCTGCCCTGTTTTTAGGATTCCGCTTTTTCTTCCGTGACTAAGTCGGAATCCTCTTCGATTTCTCTGAGCCATTCCGATCTGATTTTTTCCAATTGTTTTTTTCGATTTTCCTTATATGCAATTTCTCTGCTAAGTTGTTCTAATTGAACGATGGATTCCTCGTGTTCTAAGTAGGTTTCTAACAATTTATAAATTCCTAAAAAATTTAATATTTTGGAAAACCAAGAGAGGTTTTCTTTATAACAAGAATATTTCAATTGTATCAGAGTCGGTTTAAAATTTGCGTTTTGATATAAATTCCCGAGATTATTTTTCTCCTTTTTTAAAAGATATAAGAAATTTCTAATAGTATCTTTTTTGAAAGCGTATTTTTCGGTCATCAGTTTCATCAAGGGAATAATGATGTCTTCTTTTTTACTGCAAAAACATTCCATCTTTTTTCCTTTTTCATACCAATCGCAGGAAATACAATCCGGATCTCTTCTGAGATTATCCACTATGGAATGGGAAAATTCCCGATCCTCGTCCGAATTGATAACGACAAACTGTGATAAATTGGAGCTTTTCATGGTCATCATCGTTTTTAACATCTTGATCGATTTGAGTTCTTCGCCGGAAGCGCTGTGATTTCTTTCCTGAGTGTGTTTTTGTGAAATATAGTTTGCTATGATCAAAAAATCTCGAAACGTTTTCGGAATCAAATTGTTTAGATTTTCGCCTATGATCTTTAATTCTTCCGAAACAAATTTTTCTTCGAGACCTGAGATAGGACCAGAATAATTGACGTCTACCACTATGTTCTTTCGATTTTTCGAAATCAGTTCCCAGGCATTTTGATAATTTTCTTTCAATTTTCGAGAAAACTGGTTGAGATAGTATCCTTTTAAAATTTCAAACGCTTTTTCGACAAGTTCGTCTGTTATGTGAAATAACCCTATACTTTTTGTGACGGCAATATATTCGCTTTCTTGAATATTCTCTAAAATGAATTGGACCGAATCCTCGATTACTTCCTCTTTTAAAAGTTCTTTGAACGTAAAGGAATGAATCCAGTTTTTAATATTGAAAGATTGTTTAATAAAGGTTCCTTCTGCGTTTTCTGCGATTAAATATTCAAATATAGACATCAATTCGCTGATTTGGTAAGGTTCACTTTCCAAAATATAGTTTTGAATTGCCAGTGCGGATTTGCTTAGGCTATTTAGATAAATCTCTTTTAATTTTTCTCGATTAGAATTTTTAAATTCTTTTTCCGAAATGAGACAGAGGCAGACCGCAAGTTGATTGGTTTCTTTTAAAAATTTAAACTCCGGAAATACTAGAATCAAGTTCTCGTTAACAAGTTTTTTCAAAGTATTTACGTAGATAGGTTTAGAACCTTCGTCCTTCCATATTTTTAAGATTTTACCTGAAAAAAAACCTTCCAGAGTCGTATGATTTCTAATTTGATAAAGGATTTCTATTTCTTTTGGATTTAAAGAAATTGCCTCTTGGTCCGTGGCGTCTGCCTCGTTTTTTAGATACAAATACGAGGGCATGAGGTTTTCGTATTTCTCATGATCGTAAAGTGAATCTGGATCCAAGTTCCTTACCTCTTGCGATAAATTTTAGGACGAAGTTTTACGATTTTATACTATATTAGAATCAAAAATAGCAAAAAATATTCAAAAGTTCTACTAAAGAGAACCTTTATGAAATCCAAAGATACCGGTCTTTAAAATTGCATGTCCGATTGAAATAAAAATTTTGCAAATTTAAACAAATTAAAAATCCATTTTATAGTTTATATCAAAAAATAACTCTGTCTTTTAATCGAGAAGTTTGCCGATGAGACTGAACTTATATATGCGAAAACCATGATTCATTTTTTTGTTATAAAATAAAATTTTAAAACGTTTGAAAATTGGAATGTAGGTTAGAATAACATAACATTTTTTATATTCAAACTTTTTTGGAATAGAACGTATCTTCGGGAAACGATAAATTTTTTTAGTTCGTTTTAGATATAATCAATCAATTTGTTTTTCAAATGTTTATTTGAAAACGTTTAGGATTGCCTTTGCCGATTGAAGACTCATTTTTGACCTGAAACGGAGGAATTGAATTGAAAAAAAGAAGACTGGGAAAATCGGGTATGGTCGTTTCCGAAATCTGTATGGGAACGATGACCTTTGGATCCACTTGTGACGAGGCGGAGGCGTTCCGTATTTTAGATAGGGCTTACGACGCGGGAATCGATTTTTACGATACGGCTGAAGTTTATCCAGTTCCACCTGACGCTAGTTATGTGCATGAGACGGAAAGAATTTTTGGGAAGTGGTTAAAGACCAAGAAGAGAGATTCTATTTTAATCGCCACTAAAGTTTGCGGTCCTGGACATGGTTGGTTTGCTCCTCCAGTTCGAGAAGGGAAAACCGCGTTGGATCGGAAAAACATCCGAGCTGCGATTGAAGGAAGTCTCAGACGTTTGGGAACCGACTTTGTAGATCTTTATCAAACACATTGGCCGGATCATGATTTCGGCTATCAAGAGACTCTTCAAACTCTGACGGAACTAATTCGGGAAGGAAAGGTTCGTTATATCGGTAATAGCAATGAAACCGCGTGGGGAATGATGAAAAGTCTTTCCGTTGCCGAGGAATTTGGTTTTTCACGTTATGAGTCCATTCAAAATAATTTTAGCATATTAAACCGAAGATTTGAAGACGCGTTATCCGACATTTGTAAAAGAGAAGGTGTGAGTCTTTTACCTTATTCTCCGATTGCGGGTGGAGTCCTTTCGGGGAAGTATAATTCTTCCAATCCTCCTCAGAATGCCAGATTCAGCCGTTATCTAAATTCTGGAGAAAGACAGAAAAAAATGGCTCATCGTTTTTTAAACGAAGGCACATTGGCTTCTACCCAAAAATTAATGAAGATCGCGCAAGAAGCTGAAATGTCAGTTACGGTTCTTGCGGTCGCTTGGTCTAAACAACACGATTACGTCGCTTCTACAATTATCGGAGCGAATACGGTGGAACAATTGGAAGAAAGTCTAAAGGCTAAGAACGTGATTCTATCGGAAGATGTTTTAAAAAAGATAGATGAGGTTTCCAAAGAAATTCCTTATCCGATGGGATAGGCACTGATAAACCGTTTGATACTTTCGGAATTACCGAATAGAATTAGTATTTCCTTTTCTTGGAATATTGTTTTGGAATCGGGGAGGAATACTCCCCCTTCCGATTCGTTTCCGTTTAATTCCGCTTTTCTAATTGCAACTAAGTTGAGCTGAAAATTTTCCCTAAGGTTGAGCTCTTTTAGTTTCGTACCGTAAAGAAGAGGTGAAATTTCCACTTCAAAAAGACTATATTCTTCGCTTAACAAAGTAGCCTTTTTAACTCCTTGATAACTCAGTTGTTCCGCCATGGAAGCTGCCGCTCTTTCTTCCGGGTTGAAAAGGTTTTCGATTCCGATCATCTGAAGTATTTTACGATTCAATTCGGAATGATAACGTATGTGTAATGATTTCAGATTCATCGCTTTTAAATTGTATGCGGTTGTGATCAGTGATTCGAAATTTTCAGCGAGCGCGACTACAATTTCATCCATGTCCTCTAGATCTAATTCTTCTAATGAAGTTCGATTATTTGTATCTACACATACGGCGAGAGCACAAAAGTCCTTAATTTCCTCTATGATTTTTATGTCTTTGTCTATCGCAGTGACTTCGTGTCCGT
Above is a window of Leptospira kirschneri serovar Cynopteri str. 3522 CT DNA encoding:
- a CDS encoding globin produces the protein MSFFIPAGGPPGPIPGLQSVFGSVGENSLRKLVSDFYDQIPSSSIAFMFPKNLEESKMKSADFLIQVTGGPPLYSQNYGPPKMRARHLPFPIDEKARRIWLSCYRKVLDDWDAEVSVKEILWIFFKDFSAWMVNLESKTEES
- a CDS encoding acylphosphatase, whose product is MGSKNNSRAKILVRGKVQGVGFRYYILQRAQECRLSGYTQNLPGGEVETVVEGDKMFIEDLYRAIQRGPKGSEVKEALITWEDPKGNFRTFEIKK
- a CDS encoding RNA pyrophosphohydrolase, translating into MEKPYRKNVGMVVFNSRGEVLVGERLNFLGSWQFPQGGIDDNEDPIKAAMRELYEEVGIDSGKIVTEYPDWIPYDFPENLPLNRHLQKYRGQLQKWFLIYWDGEADQCHLDIHEREFGTVRFIPIENTLNTVVPFKKDVYYKIVNYFGPKIQNFLQDIGNRS
- a CDS encoding aldo/keto reductase, which translates into the protein MKKRRLGKSGMVVSEICMGTMTFGSTCDEAEAFRILDRAYDAGIDFYDTAEVYPVPPDASYVHETERIFGKWLKTKKRDSILIATKVCGPGHGWFAPPVREGKTALDRKNIRAAIEGSLRRLGTDFVDLYQTHWPDHDFGYQETLQTLTELIREGKVRYIGNSNETAWGMMKSLSVAEEFGFSRYESIQNNFSILNRRFEDALSDICKREGVSLLPYSPIAGGVLSGKYNSSNPPQNARFSRYLNSGERQKKMAHRFLNEGTLASTQKLMKIAQEAEMSVTVLAVAWSKQHDYVASTIIGANTVEQLEESLKAKNVILSEDVLKKIDEVSKEIPYPMG
- a CDS encoding potassium channel family protein — protein: MAIKRKNKTLKKRIAVIGLGEFGKALVVYLNENGHEVTAIDKDIKIIEEIKDFCALAVCVDTNNRTSLEELDLEDMDEIVVALAENFESLITTAYNLKAMNLKSLHIRYHSELNRKILQMIGIENLFNPEERAAASMAEQLSYQGVKKATLLSEEYSLFEVEISPLLYGTKLKELNLRENFQLNLVAIRKAELNGNESEGGVFLPDSKTIFQEKEILILFGNSESIKRFISAYPIG